From Pelmatolapia mariae isolate MD_Pm_ZW linkage group LG22, Pm_UMD_F_2, whole genome shotgun sequence, a single genomic window includes:
- the ndufv1 gene encoding NADH dehydrogenase [ubiquinone] flavoprotein 1, mitochondrial — protein MLSFSRAVVSGVARAPAAISQGGVTAITRYNSTAQSAPKKTKFGPLADQDRIFTNLYGRHEWRLNGALKRGDWYKTKEILLKGVDWILNEIKVSGLRGRGGAGFPTGMKWSFMNKPSDGRPKYLVVNADEGEPGTCKDREIMRNDPHKLVEGCLIAGRAMGARAAYIYIRGEFYNESSNLQVAINEAYAAGLIGKNACGSGYDFDVFVMRGAGAYICGEETALIESLEGKQGKPRLKPPFPADVGVFGCPTTVANVETVAVAPTICRRGGSWFVSFGRERNSGTKLFNISGHVNHPCTVEEEMSIPLKELIERHAGGVRGGWDNLLAVIPGGSSTPLIPKSVCEDVLMDFDGLIQAQTGLGTAALIVMDKSTDIIRAIARLIEFYKHESCGQCTPCREGVDWMNKMMWRFARGDARSAEIDMIWEISKQIEGHSICALGDGAAWPVQGLIRHFRPVMESRIAEFQQQKQARV, from the exons ATGCTGTCCTTTTCTCGAGCTGTGGTGAGCGGGGTGGCCCGtgccccagctgctatcagtcAGGGTGGTGTGACTGCTATCACACGATACAACAGCACAGCACAG AGTGCTCCTAAGAAAACTAAATTTGGACCGCTGGCAGATCAGGACAGAATCTTCACCAACCTTTATGGCCGACATGAATGGAG GCTGAATGGGGCTTTGAAGCGTGGCGACTGGTACAAAACTAAGGAGATTCTTTTGAAGGGAGTCGACTGGATTCTCAATGAGATCAAAGTTTCTGGCCTGCGTGGGAGAGGTGGAGCTGGCTTCCCTACTGGCATGAAGTGGAGCTTCATGAACAAGCCCAGTGATGGCCG CCCAAAGTATCTGGTGGTGAATGCAGATGAGGGAGAACCAGGCACCTGTAAGGACAGGGAGATCATGAGGAATGACCCACACAAGCTGGTCGAAGGCTGCCTGATCGCTGGGAGGGCCATGGGAGCCCGTGCTGCTTACATCTACATCAGAGGAGAGTTCTACAATGAGTCCTCCAACCTGCAG GTGGCCATCAATGAAGCCTACGCTGCTGGTCTAATTGGAAAGAacgcctgtggctctggttatGACTTTGATGTGTTTGTGATGCGTGGTGCTGGAGCCTACATCTGTGGAGAGGAGACCGCTCTTATCGAGTCCTTGGAAGGAAAGCAGGGGAAGCCCCGTCTGAAGCCCCCCTTCCCTGCAGATGTCG GTGTGTTTGGATGCCCAACAACTGTCGCCAACGTGGAGACTGTAGCTGTGGCGCCCACCATCTGTCGTCGTGGAGGCTCGTGGTTTGTCTCCTTTGGCAGGGAGAGAAACTCGGGCACAAAGCTGTTCAACATCTCTGGGCATGTCAACCACCCCTGCACAGTAGAAGAGGAGATGTCTATTCCTCTGAAAGAGCTCATTGAGAGACATGCAG GTGGGGTGCGTGGCGGCTGGGATAACCTGCTGGCTGTAATTCCCGGTGGGTCCTCAACACCCCTCATCCCCAAGAGCGTGTGTGAAGATGTGTTGATGGACTTTGATGGCCTTATTCAGGCGCAGACTGGGCTGGGCACTGCTGCTCTCATCGTCATGGACAAATCG ACTGACATTATCAGAGCCATCGCGCGTCTGATTGAATTCTACAAGCATGAGAGTTGTGGCCAGTGCACACCGTGCAGAGAGG gAGTGGATTGGATGAATAAGATGATGTGGCGTTTTGCGCGTGGTGATGCACGTTCAGCAGAGATAGACATGATTTGGGAGATCAGCAAGCAGATCGAGGGGCACAGTATCTGTGCACTGGGCGACGGTGCGGCGTGGCCTGTGCAG GGATTGATCAGGCACTTCAGGCCTGTCATGGAAAGCCGAATTGCTGAAttccagcagcagaagcaggcaAGGGTTTGA
- the LOC135933788 gene encoding gastrula zinc finger protein XlCGF52.1-like codes for MEMMKIEQVVVGNDMRSTSAEMKPEPLVAPYQHESLQCFQCFITFCNSKAKERHMRKSHRDQYKQQLQQSNTVFTCYKCEKFFSSSEELSKHQATHSTEEKAFVCSYCQKSFFTFTELNQHRRHECKERRCPCRDCGASFPSPSRLRSHRIAVHPQPPEQADDLNTFQCCKCHQSFQTEEELLQHQEKFAREINCDAKPQGKKRGRKPKHAAQGVTGDSKRIKQEEGADNHEEYSDPPTDSCSSSELQIPCPEADCDLIFPSVLALRAHKQVGHNPHACIQCDESFAQPEQLSAHKATAHNSRYTCLTCAKSFTRESSLKAHQSTHTEREEAAENT; via the exons ATGGAAATGATGAAGATCGAGCAGGTGGTTGTCGGAAACGACATGAGGTCCACCTCTGCGGAGATGAAGCCTGAGCCACTGGTCGCCCCCT ATCAGCATGAGAGTCTGCAGTGCTTCCAGTGCTTTATCACCTTCTGTAACTCCAAAGCTAAGGAGAGACACATGAGGAAGAGTCATCGGGACCAGTACAAGCAGCAACTGCAGCAG AGTAACACTGTCTTCACATGCTACAAATGTGAAAAGTTCTTCTCCTCTTCCGAGGAGCTCAGCAAGCATCAGGCCACCCACAGCACAGAGGAGAAGGCCTTCGTCTGCTCTTACTGCCAGAAAAGCTTCTTTACCTTCACCGAG CTGAACCAACACAGACGTCACGAGTGTAAAGAACGGCGGTGTCCCTGCAGGGACTGTGGTGCTTCCTTCCCCAGCCCCTCACGACTTCGCAGCCATCGCATTGCGGTGCACCCCCAGCCCCCAGAACAAGCCGATGACCTGAACACCTTCCAGTGCTGCAAATGTCATCAGAGTTTCCAGACAGAGGAAGAGCTCCTGCAGCACCAGGAGAAATTTGCCAGGGAAATAAACTGTGACGCTAAGCCGCAAGGCAAAAAACGCGGGCGTAAACCCAAGCATGCAGCTCAAGGAGTGACTGGTGACAGCAAGAGGATAAAACAAGAAGAGGGAGCAGATAACCACGAAGAATACAGTGACCCTCCAACAGACAGCTGCTCCTCCTCCGAGCTCCAGATTCCCTGTCCCGAAGCAGACTGCGATCTCATATTTCCTTCTGTCTTAGCCCTGCGGGCACACAAGCAAGTCGGGCACAACCCACATGCGTGCATACAGTGTGACGAGAGCTTTGCTCAACCCGAGCAGCTCAGCGCACACAAGGCTACGGCTCACAACTCTAGATACACCTGCCTCACCTGTGCAAAGAGCTTTACAAGAGAAAGCAGCCTAAAGGCTCATCAGAGCACCCACACCGAGCGAGAGGAGGCAGCAGAAAATACATAA